The sequence CTTAACTAATTCATTAAAAATATTTTTATTTGTAAACCAAGCGACAGCTATAAACACAGAACTTTTGGCATTACTTATCTCAAGTTGAATTCTTTCCGCTATATTTTCAAAAACCGCTTCTGTTTGCATTCTTAACTGCTTCCTCTTCTTAACTGCTTCCTCTATGTTTTTTTGTCTACTATGTACAAATTAGCCATATATTTTTAAGTTTGTACCCACCCTTGGCAATTTTTTATATAGTCGAAATATTAAATTATGATCATAATTTAATCCCCGAGTTCATAATTGCTTTAAGTGTAGTTTGAGCACCTGCATCCCCTTGCTCAGCAGCTTTTGAGAACCAATGAGCAGCCTGCTTATAATCTTTAGGCACGACACGCCCCCAATAGTGTACTTTTGAGAACCAATGAGCATTCACCAAGCTCCCATTGAGCTTCAGCATGTCCTCGCTCAGCGGCTTTTGAGTACCAATGAACAGCCTGCTTATAATCTTTAGGCACGCCTCTGCCCCAATAGTGTAATTTACCAAGCTCCCATTGAGCTTCAGCATGTCCTCGCTCAGCGGCTTTTGAGTACCAATGAACAGCCTGCTTATAATCTTTAGGCACGCCTCTGCCCCGATTGTATAATTCACCAAGCACTAATTGAGCACCAGCATGCCCTTGCTCAGCAACTTTTGAGTACCAATGAACAGCCTGCTCATGATTTCGAGGCACGCCTTTTCCCTGATTGTATAATTCACCAAGCACTAATTGAGCACCAGCATGCCCTTGCTCAGCAGCTTTTGAGTACCAATGAACAGCCTGCTTATAATCTTTAGGCACGCCTATGCCAAAATTGTATAAATAACCAAGCTCACATTGAGCTTCAGCATACCCTTGCTCAGCGACTTTTGAGTACCGATGAGCAGCCTGCTCATAATCTTGAGGCACGCCTTTGCCCAAATCGTATAATTCACCAAGCTCCCATTGTGCCTTAGCATGCCCTTGCTCAGCAGCTTTTGAGTACCAATGAGCGGCCTGCTTATAATCTTGAGACACGCCTTTGCCCGAAAGGTATAAATCACCAAGCGTCAATTGAACTTGAGCATACCCTTGTTCAGCAGCTTTTAAGTACCAATGAACAGCCTGTTTATAATCTTGAGGCACGCCTTTGCCCAAATAAAATAAAGCACCAAGCATCCGTTGAGATTGAGCATGCCCTAACTCAGCAGCTTTTGAGTACCAATGAGCGGCCTGCTCATAATCTTGAGACACGCCTTCGCCCGAAAGGTATAAATCACCAAGCATCAGTTGAGCTTGAGCATACCCTAACTCAGCAGCTTTTGAGTACCAATGAGCAGCCTGCTTATAATCTTTAGGCACGACACGACCCCAATAGTGTAATTCACCAAGCTCACATTGAGCTTCAGCATGTCCTTGCTCAGCAGCTTTTGAGTACCAATGAACAGCCTGCTTATAATCTTTAGGCACGCCTCTGCCCCAATAGTGTAATTTACCAAGCTCACATTGAGCTTCAGCATGTCCTTGCTCAGCGGCTTTTGAGTACCAATGGGCGGCTTGCTTATAATTTTGAGTCGAATAGTACTCATAACCAAGTGCATATTGAGCTTCGGCATTTCCATTGTTAGCTGATTTCAAAAAGCCACTTAATTTTTCATTCGACCTTTTAAGTATTTTATTCGTGATTGAAAGAAGGTTACTTGCTTTTTTTAGTGATACCAGGTTGTTGTTTTGAATTACCAGGGTTTTGCGTTGATTCATTTCATATTCTCAGTATGTTGGGATAAATTTAGTAAAACTATAAAATTTATCATCATATGTTACCTAAAAGTTGCAGCAACATTTTTAAAAACGCTTAAATTAAGTATGATAGGCAACTACTGAACAGCGCCAAATAAGTATAGCCTATGATCTTCAAGCTCAAAATTATGCCCACATGTATTTCTTTCAAAAAAATTATTCATTATTTCTTTTTGTTGTAACGAAAAACTCTCGAACAAAGTTGGAGATATAACAAAATTTTCACATTTTCTGAGAATCAATTTCGATAATTGATAGAGAAAATATTCGTCAGTTGAATCAAATAACCTGCAAAAAGCTTGATAAACTGAATTATATCTTTGGGGTAAATACGAAAATATCACGAATGTTTTTGTTGCCTCTGGTATCAGGTTTAAGGTGATGAACGCCGGATTATCAAAGCCCTCTTCCATGATGTCAGTGGAAAACATAGCACTTACTGCGATGGATGGTTTAACCGGAAGTTCATAGACTTTATGATGTATAGCTGAAAATTCCTTTTCCAAAAATGCATCGTCAAAAACGTTTTTAAATTTTTCCACCATATACACAGACATAAATTGTTCCACAGCTTGCATGCCTGGAGCGGACGGGATGTCACCAGGAAACAAATCAATTTCTACTCCTTTTTGATAAGTAAGCTGAGTGTCGATTGCTGATTTCATAGAAACAAAAGCCTCTCTCAGAACAGAGCGATAGGCGACAAGAAATAGATGCTCTGGATCATTAATATCAAGTTGATTGGTGTCGATGGGTTTAAAAAGTTCAGTGTCGTGATTTTTACATAAGCCAGTAAAGGTTGTCGCTTTATTTTGGCTTAATGATTTAAATATAAACGTTGGTAGAGCAGTCGCAGTTAATTTGGGCTTCGGCATTATGACATGCCCGTTTACGCTCAGCAGATCTAACGTTCTTCGATTTTGAATTGAATGAGCGTTTATTGCTTTTTCTTCACAGGAATCCCCAGGGTACAAACATAGATCCCAACGCTTTTTCAAGCGTGTCATCATAAACCCAAACAACTCTTTTTGATCTTTCCTCATAGTACATCTCAAACAATTTGAGGCTACCGGTTTAAGCCGGGACATCCCGCAGAATAAGGATCTTGTGGGATGCCCTATTTTTATAGGCTTACGTGCTGGAAGACTCGGATCAACCGGTTTAAACTGTCCCGCCTTACGTCGGTAGCCCAATTTGATTATGGTTTCCGTTGATCTTTCATATTTACTTATCGAACGGGACAACATCCGAAAAGTGAGAATCACCAGACCGGCATAAATGTTTAAAAATCAATAATGAAATTATTAACATCATCTGAAATGGTTCACAAATTTTTTTCTCCAGATGGCAACATAGTTGACCAAGCACTTATGGTATTTAAGGACTCCCAAGCCAACTTGGAAGCGGCGTTTGCTACTTTTGTTATTGGTGACCTGGGTCGAAAATCTGGAAGATCAAATCAAGGGTCGGAAGTGACGACTATCGACAGAACAATGTCCGCTTTTCCAGACGAATGAACACAGTAGCACTGCAACCTTTAAAAACATCCCTAACAACGCCATCGATCAGGCAGCCGTTAAAATATTCAAGCGACGTCATGATTTAATCCTTCTTTTTGTTTGATTTGTGGGTTTGACTTACTGCCCGCAACAAACAGCTATATTTCAAGGAGTTCTATGGGATGAAAGACCTTTCGATCAAATACGTGAGAAAACTGTAACCGGCAGCTCAGACAATCGGTTACAACGAACCGGTCTTTTTCAGACTCAATCTTTTTAAACAGAGACTGACCCATTTTTAAACTGAGGGTATGGAATGATTGTTTATACCCCAAATGACCGCCCATACCGCAGCAATCTAAAGCCCCACCCACCTGAATCATATCTGTTCCCGGAATGGTTGAAAAAATCTTGAAGTATGGTTGACCTATTCCCTGTTCCCGTTGGTGGCAGGGGGCAAAATAGATCAAAGGTATTTGGGGATCGTTGGTTTTGAATGTCA comes from uncultured Desulfobacter sp. and encodes:
- a CDS encoding SEL1-like repeat protein codes for the protein MNQRKTLVIQNNNLVSLKKASNLLSITNKILKRSNEKLSGFLKSANNGNAEAQYALGYEYYSTQNYKQAAHWYSKAAEQGHAEAQCELGKLHYWGRGVPKDYKQAVHWYSKAAEQGHAEAQCELGELHYWGRVVPKDYKQAAHWYSKAAELGYAQAQLMLGDLYLSGEGVSQDYEQAAHWYSKAAELGHAQSQRMLGALFYLGKGVPQDYKQAVHWYLKAAEQGYAQVQLTLGDLYLSGKGVSQDYKQAAHWYSKAAEQGHAKAQWELGELYDLGKGVPQDYEQAAHRYSKVAEQGYAEAQCELGYLYNFGIGVPKDYKQAVHWYSKAAEQGHAGAQLVLGELYNQGKGVPRNHEQAVHWYSKVAEQGHAGAQLVLGELYNRGRGVPKDYKQAVHWYSKAAERGHAEAQWELGKLHYWGRGVPKDYKQAVHWYSKAAERGHAEAQWELGECSLVLKSTLLGACRA